The genomic stretch CTTTTCGCGTGATAGCTAATTAAATAACTCCCTATTTTCTCTCGTGTTTGTTTACCtcaagctaccatttttaaattttttctcgcgCGCGTCAAATCACGTGGCTATGTCTATTGTTTGATATCTTCATCGCTATACACACTCACATAATTATCTTTAATAACAAAAActcataaaaaaacaagaacttcgGCGTGTAACAGATTCAAGGTCGGACAGAAAAAAGTCCGACAACACAACTTAGCAACTTTTGTTATAACTTTTGCAATATGACCCATTTAAAAAAGTGCAAAGTtggcttctttttttttaggtgtttaaaaataagtaggtcattgttttttgtgttttttttttttgttttttctgagtaaaaaaaaacaaatttattttttcatttaagtTTTTCGATTGAAAACCATCTGTAGCAAATTAAAATCCTTTCTTTTTATTACTTCTTTTAGTGTTCCTGATAGACATTTTATTTCTTACTTGTTTATCATTCAACAAGCCATGTAACGACCTCTAAAATTATCACGACAAACCAGTAATTTTTCTAATCAAGATTCTGCTCGTGGTAAATTTCGTTGTACTATATAACAACATCATTTTCGAGAAAATTAATCATCTGTTTCGTTTAATAATTGTGAAtaagaaaaacacaaaattcGCTCAATCTGGTGTtacttatttaattttattcaatCAAAGTACTTGACATTCCATAAAGCATGCATTTTTGGACTTGTCTTTGAGGTTtgtttctggactttgaatTTGTCACTCATCGTAATTTCTTTTATACGTTTTTGTCATTAAAGATAATATGCAATGATATATAGCGATGAAGGTCTCAGCATATTGAGACCTTTACCTAAAACAATAGACATAGTCACATGATTTGAGGTGAGCGAGAGGCATGGTTGGACGTTGCTGTTGTTGCTATTATCTCAGCTATTTGTACTTACTTTAGATTGAGACAATGTCGTTTCTACAGGCTGTGTGTGAAGGTGATATTGAATTTATCAGAGAATACATTGACATTGGAAAAGACGTGTATGTAAAGGATCCGTTTGGAAATACTGCGTTGCATTTATCAATCAGTCCTGTAATTTCTCAACTATTACTGAAATCAGGTGTTGATCCAAATGCACAAAACGACAAATTGCAGACTCCGTTACATTCCTGGCCATTTATAGTAGGAAAACGCGACCTCTTTTTTTCTAACGACAAAGATCTTGTGGATATGTTGAAAATTCTTCTCGAAGCTGGTGCTTCACCGAACATCCAAGACATATATGAATATTCTTCtcttcatgttttttttctttatgggaCTCAGTTGGGAAAACCTCCTGCAATACTATCGGAGGTTTTACAGATGTTGCTGGATCATGGAGCGGAGGTAAACATTCCCGATTACGAGGGTAGAACTCCATTACATCACGCTGTTAAAGAACAAACTATTTTTGTGCAAATGCTGTTAAAGGCAGGATCAATGTGTAACGTGCGTGACAATTGTGGAACAACTCCTCAGCAACATTTACTATACTCTGAACAATATGACATCATCAATCTGCTACTAGATTACGAAGCAAACCCGAGTATCCCTGATAGAGATGGCAGAACAATTCTTTGTAACGCGGCATCAGTCGGAAATTATAGTCTTATCGAAGCAATATTACGCAAAGATAAAACATGTATTAACACATCAGATCAAAATGGTGTGACACCACTGCATACTGCCGCGGCTTACAAGAGGGTAGATGTTGTTGAACTTTTACTCGCTTACGAAGCAGACCCTAACACAAAAGATATCTTCAATTCGACACCTTTACATTACGCATCGTACGGAGGTACACCTGAAATTGTGTCTTTATTGATCGAAGCAGGCGCTGATGAAAATGCAAGAGATGACTCAGGAGAACTACCAGAACAGCATGCTATGGTACGACATTTTTACCATACAGCTAAGAGGTTTGGAACGGGTTGTTTTAAATCGGCTTTAAACATACCAGAGGACGCTTCGGTGGAAGTTGAAGATGaaatatttctaaagaattcACCAATCGATGATATTTTCAATGTTATATTACCGCAATCTAAGATTTTAAACGATGCTTTTGACACAGGAATATTTCCGTCTGACTTTATTCCATACATGAAAGCAGTTGCAAATAATAACATGGAGTCGTATTTGAAGAATGTGCATACTATCCCTGGAATAGGTAGCATTCCATTCAGTAAGGAAGTAAAGAAAATGAAAGAAGCTGTGGAATGTTTTATCATAAAGTGGGTTAGTATTATTGCAGAAATAGATGTTAGGTTTCAAGGTACATTACTTCCGTCAGGTAGCAGTTACGAAAATGCTAAAGTTGAGGACCCTTGCGAATACGACTTCATGATAATTCTCGATAGATTCCAACATCATTTCCACCCCGTTATATTAGATTCATCAACTTTTAATGACATCACAATGATGGAAAATACAAGTTCTTCCCACCAATATGAATTACAAAGCTTCTGTGTCGACGGAGAATTAAAGAGCGGGAAAGTTTTGTCAGCATTTGTAATCACAGCTCGAAGGGCGTTATCACAAATGAGATATGAATCAGGTTGCTCTCAATTGTACGTGGAAAATCTCACAGAGCACACATATATAGATGATACATTCATTAACCCAAATACAGTCACATGCAACATCAAACTTCAGTGGACAGGTCTGAAAGACAAGCAACTAACTATATCTGTCGATTTAGTACCAGCTTTGTTTATTAAAGAATGGCCAAACGTTATTGCTCTAAACCAAAGTGCCCTTATCACAgataaaatcaaatcaaatggcTGTCATCTCGTCTGTAAAGAAGGAAAATGGAGATTATCTTTTTCCTTGGCAGAGCAGGCTATTTTCAGAAGTTTAACTCAGGAAGAGAATAAGGTGTATACTGGATCTAAAATAATACTTTTCGCTGGAGCGTCTGCAATGATAACTATTTACGATGACTCGGATCTATTTTCGGAGAAAAAGGAGGAAAGTCAAGAAGGATCAGTTACAAGTTTAGACGATGTTGTAAACGACATTGAAGATAGCATTACTGATACCCTACTAGAACCTCCTCCAAATGTCACTCAAATTGAATCTATTCCCGCCGAAAATAAAGCACATGGTGCCGAAGTAGATGACACATGCGTTGCTATTAACCAAGGAAAAGAGGGCTTTACTTGTCCGAAAGTATTGACAGAGGACAATATTTTTGACTGTTTTATCGAAGATGATGACACTGCAAGCAGTTCTACTTCTTCGGAAATCAAAACTGTTACATTTCAACCAAAACATATGATTGGTACCTATTTATTAAAGATGACCTTCTTTCATGTTCTAGAAGAGAGTCGAAGTTCATCAAGGGAACACAACGTCACGTGCAAAGATATCTTTTCAAAATTGAAGAAGTTCGCAAAAGAAGACAAAATGCTTCCTTACTACTTTGTTCCAAAACATGATATGCTATCGTCCATCAAAGGGGTGGATAAAATGAAAACTGAACTTAGTATTTCCTTGATAAACTATATTTTTGATAGTATTCCGTAATTATTCATGCATTGTTTTTTATACAAGAGCTACGAACGTTCCTAATTTTTATAGACGGAGAATGTTTGAATTCTCTTAGTTTggatataaaaaagagaaaaagatgGAACCAAAGGTTATTAACCAATCTATGATAGAAAATTTGCTGTAGATTTTATCAAAAGTGAACAAACAGTTTACAGGTTAACTAaggtattttttaaatcttaggttacaatgttatttattttgttaacaAATGTTTTCTGGTCTAAATGTTATCTTTACCGaacgttttaattttaaattttctaccGTAATATTTACTGTTGTCGGCTACCGTAATAAATAAAAGGATATTAAGATCATGACTCACCCTCTTCTTAAAGAATGTCTCAGGCTTGCGTATAATTCATTGACATCGTTCATTTGGCGACAGATTTAGAGGGTTCAATCGAAACTGAACAAAACAGTATAATTCCGAGATAGCATTCCGAAAAAAATAGTATTGAAAGGTTTGATTCATGATTGGTTCCTTGTAGACATGCGTGCGATGAAGCTTGTAGCAACTGCGGGATATTATAAACACAATGCAACTAAACGTCTCGGGAGGAGTAAATAATAATCATGTAACGTGGAGAAACTTTATTTACGGAAAATATAAATGATAAGAAATGCACTAGTATCCTTTGTCGTACATATGTACAATGGGTCTTTTGCATCATTATTTTAAATACAAGTAAAAAGGTAGTGCTATTACGTACAGTCGACGTTCGATATCTGGAACTCTCAGGGTACTAACGAAAAAGGGATAACGAGTATTCGAGATATCAAGTGTCGACTGTACATACAGAACAGGAGGATGGGCATTACCAGTTCATGTCTTGTGAGCGCTACGCACCTTTACGTAACCTGCAATTGCATTCTGCTAAATCTACACCGAGCTAATACCAGACATCATCCTTCTAGCAACACATATAGAGACCATAGCCTCAATCCCCTCTCTTTTAAACTTATTAGACAAGAGTGCGCTTTGAACGTTAAGGGCTGAGTCCTTAACGTCTTTGtggaaaaatatctaaaaactaGATTTTCCTGACCAATGGGTCTGCTTGAGAATGTCGGACACAAAGACACCCGCTACTTTTACTTTAAAAGTGGGTTTTGACCTTGTTGAGTGCGCTGTGAACTTAATAATATATATCCTAACTtcataaagaatttttttagccACCTTGAAAGCATATAAGTAGAGATTTCATGGTGAGAACTTACATAACTGGCTAAGAATTAAAAATAAGTACTTTTACTTTCCCCTTACACAGAGATTTGCCCTCTGAAAATTTGTAAAACTTAATTGCGGGTCTgttcttctttttcttattttcggGACGATATACTTTAGTATGTACTATGAGAAAGTTTGTCTAAACTCGAAACCCTATTGGCTGCTGTTATTGAAAGTGAAATAGACGGTACAGACACTTTTCGATGTGTACATACTCACTGTtagttctaaaaaaaaaaagaagaaccaTTTATACATCACAATTATCATAAGAGATAAAAATCTGAGATGTTTACCGACAGGTGTGGGCCTATTGTGCACATTGCTCAAAAAAAGACTAGAAAATCTAAAATACTCTCCACGGGGTATTTAGGAGaaagaattttatttagaacaaaaGTTATGCAATTTCCTCCAAGACGAGCTGTAATGACCGATAGTTCCTGTCCTTCTCGAAGCTGCGATAAGAGTACCAGTCCTTTCTTGTGTCTCAAAACTTTTCTGAAAATGTTCTACGCCAGTATGTTTCGGCTGTCACATAACACAAGGGTATGACTTTTAGAGCAGGGACAAGTCAAGACAAGGACTTTCATACCTACCTCTGTTCAGTACAgaaattaagtttttaaagaaacaagaacaaGTCTGTTCTTTTACACCGTGTCTGGTGTTTCTAGGAGTGGCCATTAATTCTAAGACAATGACCATAAAACAGAATCTGTTGTCACACGAGGATCTTACGATAAAAGAACTTTCCAAACTAAGAGCGAAGTGTTTCCAGCCTCACGTCAGTACAGTTTTTCTTCGGTTtttgaaacaacaacaacaacaacaaacatttAATGTGTCTCTGGCCATCACTATTTCAATGTTTCAACCATCAGTAACATGTCTCCTAAATAAATTATGATCCTTATCTTTAAACTTCTTAAGAGGGACATtgaaatttggcaaaaaagccacAAGGCTTTTGAGAGACCGAAAGATAGGCTTAGAGAATCGTAAAGTTCCCCGCTCAAAGGAACAGCGTGACTTCATTGACAGAAGAAGTATGCAACTTTTAGGTAACGTCCCCTGGAGGGACCAGTTCGTTAATAGGTGAAGtccctacatttttaaatgcataTATGTGAAATTTAtgttcaattaattttttaaagtttaatagACGGCGATTCTCCTCATTCTTCGTTTTGACAATAAAAATTGAACTGATAAATTCCCTCTTTACAAAGCACTTTTTCTCAACATGCTCTAAACCTCCGTCCACAAGAAACATTTGCTGCTGATTTATTGGAACTAGTGAAGAAGCTTCCGCCTATTTTGGTTGGGAAACAAATGGGTTTATGTACCATTTCACCACTTGCAATACTTTCTGATTGTAAGTCATTTATCCAATTTTTTAAACGTTGTGGATCCTTCTTTCTTGAGAGGTAAAGAAAGAATCGGTTTTGTGAACAACTTTTTTACAAGTGGATGTATTGCTTTGGGAAGCCGGGTTTCTCCAATTCTTTCCAAAACCAGAGCTGTTGAATTAATTTGACGCTGCAGCAGCGATAAAACTCGCCCCTACCTCTTTCTTGTAACAGGGACCCCTTAAAAAGGGTGGTCGTGGAAAAACCACATTTTCTTATTGGGtggaaaaaacttttaaaacttgttCTTAGCTGACTTTGATACTATTTCCTCGTACTTAAGACCAAATAAAGCTACTTGCATTTCCTCCAAAGGGGTAAAACCTACTGCCATATCATCCAACATGTTTTTAACCTTCTTTTTATTTggcaattattattatttatttggtAAAAACATTGTGCTATTTTTATCAACATAGTATGCAAGACAACAATgtaatatgtttattttagcAATATATTTCGAAGCATTACTTCATCATCAGGCTATaagtaaaagtatataaacagtaaaactgctaaataaaaagtattcacATCACATATCAACATCTACCTACATACACTATACACAAGTAAAAAGGTATTAAATGATTAAAACTCCCATGAGGGATAAGTcataattaaacttttattactAATTCACGGCTTTTAAACTCGTCCTTTGTGTATATTTTAGGCTTTATTTCCCGAATGAAAAGTGCCTCCAATGACATTAAATGATATTCCGACTTAATCGATTTTGCCATTATTTCTGCATGATTAATTGATAGCTCCACATTACATGTCTTGAAATGACGTCCCACGGCAGTATATTTATGCTCTTTGATACGGGTTAGAAGATGTCGGGTAGTCTGCCCCACATAACACGATAGACATCATGAACACGTTATTTTGTGcactaattattattattattccgaatatttatacaggatatagccacttcagtgttggaaacactgttatcaatgtgggtcctgtgttcggaaaGTACACATTCAGTATACACCGgcaatacctacccaatttccctcacatggcatgggttgaccgtagctgtggtaaaggcatttgctaaacatgcccgcgctgtggaccgaaccacggaccttgttattacgaagcgaactccataaccacaaggccacgcgccactTGTCACAAGAAGGATAATACGATATATCGTCGTAAATACGAACAAGAATTTTAAGACTTGTTGATCGTTATGGCCGCTTAATCAAAAAGTTGTGACAACAGAGTGAAACTTTCTAGCTGGTCTCCTTTCTGCTTTCATTATATACCTGCAACAGGTACGTGGCATACTCCTGACGCAATTCCTCACtagttcttttaaattttatgtattCGAAATCAGACTTTTGTGGACGATTTCTTATTCTAAGAAAAGGGGAATTGTCAAGTTATTGCTTTTATATTCATAGTCTGCAAGTTCCATTGGAAACAAGACGCAGAAGGTTCTTTTACTGTCTGCTCGGATAATCCTCTTTTGGGAGTCCATCATTCTCAACACTTTTTAACGTGGTTTGCTCATTTTCACTCAAAGTGATTGTATTTATTTCAGAGCAACGTGTGTTTACCTGGAATCGCGTGGCTGTTGTTAGCGTCATTCTACGAGAAATTCGAGAAAACGTCATTTAAATTGACcattaaaacatttctattgcttaACAATTATCAAAGAATAGAAGAGATATTCTAAAAATACATCGTCAGAAGATAAACTTACTTCTGCGAAAAAAACGTCTGTCCTTTTAAGCAACAATATAGAAAGAAGCGGTACCTAGAGCTATGGCTTGTAGATTTGTTGCGAGATAGGGGGATGTCCAgtattatctaaaaaaaataattttatcaggACGTCAAAACAGAAATTTGACGTTGAACCGACTGTCATTAACATTCGCAAACTTTATGCATTCATTTTATTCATTTAAAGCCGTGATGACATTAGGACATCAAACGTTTTAGCCTTTAATATATGGCACATCTTCGCTTTCGTGATAATTTGCGACAAATGTTTTCATGTGTACATGTTTTCTTATTGACAACAATGTTATGTGACATTGTGTTGTTGCCACTGATTACAAGTGTTTGCTTACAAGCATTATAATCTCACAACAAAACCCTTTTGTGgttaaaataatagaaaacgCACGTACATAACAGTCAGGCTAAAACACACTGGCTGATTAAATTAAGATAAAGCTCTTGAGTAGAGGTCACTTTATGTAGTAGTCTTTTTTGGATCCCATATTGGTTTTTATGCTAATGCTGGTGCAACTTTTGTCAATTAGgaatcaaataaaataaatatattcttATTCCTGGTCAAAAGTACCTACTTCCGTTATAGTTCCTCATCTAAAACGTTGAGTGTGAAACGTACACATATATGTGAGACAACAACAATGCTAGAATAAAATTGACATATAAGAAAATACACAACGGAGACAGAAGCCACAAAGAGGTTATATACATACCAACCTCCATTGCATacgtgtttaaaaaaatactgtgTAGTCGTCCAGATGTTCAGAGGAAAGAAATCCTAAAGAGGAACATGATATTCTTCGCATTGATAGACATATATTAGGACGCTAAAGAAGGTTACTAATCGATATTTTTAATGACGTTGTAATTATTCAAAATATTAAGGCAGGTAGTAAACTAATACAGGAAATCTAATCGCTGAATTCGACTGTTCCATTATTGATATTTAACTCTCTTGACATAACCATTTTTTGCGCTTTCAGTTAGAAGAAAGTGCGTGTTGTCTGCTCCTGTTAGGGCTGATACAAATGCTTCCAACTTTTAGTCCAATGTTTCTTTCTACAAAACACAGCAACAAACATGTTCAGCGATACTGACTTTTTGTTATTTGCTCGCTATTATTTTTGTGACTGCTTCGTTTTAATGGACAATCTTTCTAATAACTCTCTATTAAACCGAAAATAATTCCTAAACAAGCCACTGGTTTAACAAAGCACCAAAGTGATACtacaacattatttttaatatttatattaagCATGAAATCATACATATATCCTAATGGAAATAAGAAGTGGCAATAGGGAAAATCTCGCTGGATTTGCTTACCAAGAGAAATGCTGATTTTCATAGATTCACAAAAACACATATAAATAGGTTATCAAAATATGGAATAAATATGTCAACATGGAACGAGGCTGACATTTTGGGAAAAGTTGCAAATAACcacgaaaaatattaaaattttaaatttcacctAATTTTACGTACATTCGGAATAACAAGCGAATATTTATAACTTCGAACCTAAGAAAAAAAAGCTCGAGCGTTAAATGTAGTCTTGTGAAAACCCACcttaattcatttttaatgtgAAAATAAAGCTCTAATATAGCCAGAACGAGACGTTTGCCTGGACCCTGCTTTTATTAATAATTATACTAAAAATCAGTCATACAAAACCCCTGTACTAACGGGATAATTaatgcatactttttttattctgagCTCAGCCAAAATAGTcagattgttaaaaaaactagatttGAAATCGCAAGATATTCAAATCATCTTAGATTTCCTTTACTTTGTCGACCTTCGTCTACACTACAAGGTAAAAATGGAGAGAAAACACCTCTCCGTGTCTTCATTTGTTACAGGAGCGGATTAATCTGAATTATGTGGTAAGAAATAATCTGCGTAATAAAGTAACGGAAATTTACGGGAATATACGTGCCGTAATGTCTAATGTACTGTCAGGTGAACTATACGACTAAATGATAAAATTTCACGATGGTAGTTGTGAGAAGAAAATAAGACTGTGCTAAATCAGACATCTTAAAAAGTTCTCGAATGTCAATAGACCATTgattaatgaaaatattttcatttatacaTTGAAGTGGGTTATGAACCTTTCATCTAACCAACTATCGAAGAAAGAGAGCAGTGTTTTATCAAAAGGGATGAATTATTGTCTAACTccaacatgtttaccaactaaACAATTATTGTAATTGTAAAACAGGTATTTAAATTATTGTCACAGGACGAAGCGGACACTTGACGTGCGGAAATTAGCCTTTACAAAACGCAAAAGTTTTAAAGACTAAACAGGAACGTATTACATTACCTCAattgaaataattggaaaagaATAATTGTCTGGACAAAACTTTATATTTCTTTAATTCATTAACAATTTATTATATATTCTATAAATTATAAGCTCCGTAGTGATGTGAGAACAAAAAGTGAACACAAGTGTTTTATGTAAACCTTACAGAAGGATTTGAGACTCTGTTTTGCTCTTATTTATTGTTCAATTTTAAGGTTCGTGTTCTGATATTATGAAAAAAGTGTAGATTTTTTatgtgttgtgtttttttgaTACTTCGTACTTATTATAACCCCCGTACACATACTAAGATTTCATCACTTCGCTCGATGTACATATCATTGTCATCTTCATCATTTGGGGAAACTTCAttgtaataaatattaaaattattgaaTAAATAACATACATAAACCATTTTATTCCCAAAATATAATCAGTTACTTTATAGCTCCAATATGTGGTGTAGAAAGTTTTACACACTTCTGTTTCCTCGTACATTTTTAGGCTCACTGTAATTTCCTTCCTTAAACATCTTTACAAGTAGACTCGTGCAAAGAATGTATATGATGAATCACTTTTATACACGCGTcacattggttaatttttatgctttaaaaatcaattcaatGACTGTTTTAAATGTACTACGGCTTCCTTCTAGACATATGACTCATAAAACACAAGGCTAATTAAttgaatgttttaattttaaatctatTAATTCATTAAGGAAAGGTCTAAACAAAGCAATTacgtttgtttttaatatagcTGGATTCTCACAGTGGAATTCTTTCAAGGAGGCACAATAACAAGATGGATACTTTGACTTATCTCGGCCAAActcttaaaaaaaaactcttGCAGCTCAAGCTCTCCACAAGTAGCAGACATGTACagacattttaaatttatttactttcttaCCTAACATGTTTTAAGCACACGAAGCTTGTCATTGTTTTCTCTTGACCACCTTGAGAAATTATTACAagacgtttttttaaatatttttctcctCCACCACTCTATCATAATAACTGCGGAAAAGTTTTAGGTCAAAACTTTTCAATGGATagtcctttaaccctattcggtccggggggggggggcggattccgcccccccctgacggtttttttttaataactcctgattgctttgttatatggctatgatacttactgagtttcaacatctatctattagacacctgcatgcaaattttttaggtcccatacctttcagaggctttgatattggccattactcgaaactacccctaaaaatctctatgaaatccttataatggagaaaatataataactcctgttaggattatccttagaacttgaaacttgcaacacatttttgtttcattaagaagaatcattttgaataatttgaacacgtgactaatccaatttcccgattttgtcggattttacccgaaaatcggaaaaaaacggattttcgggcaatttttggcaattttttatccgatccatgtaaaaaccggaagatatgttaaataacttttatttagctttcagaaacttcaaacagaatgtaaaaattcgctctagaacaaaagtaattatattttaagcagatagtggcatttttaacaatttttaagcttttgatgacgtcacagaaaatgttctgacgcaagcaaattttttttggtgccattttgttccttttatgacgtactatatgtgtgccaagtttgattcaatttgaacaaccctatgaaaagttattgagggggggcggaatccccccccccccccccccggtcatagtatgttcgaaaaaccccggaccgaatagggttaagaaagACCGAATTACTGTTCCTAAAGTTTCCGCTTTAGGGAGGATCCACTGCGTTTTGCTAATGCCCTTCCGACAATAATAAAGatcattttaatatttaaaaagagatatattaaaaatattgttaattATATTCACCATTATAATAAATATAACCATTTCTTTGACAAAATCAGTGCTATTAGCTTTGTTTTTGCAGTCTGTTGCTGCAGACTTGTTCTATAAGAAAAAAGGAAATCCATACCGCAGTATCACATTGGAGGTGCAGCATTTCTACATATTTTGATAatcacaaaaacaataaaaagcaaCAAGACAAAACCCAAAGTTGAGGCTAAACCAAATTTTCCCGTTGAAGTTCGCAGTGTACCATAATTTTTGGACATATTTTCTTCATCGGATCGGAGTTGTTTGAGCCATCGGTTTTTTTGATTTAGCACatttgtttaacttttttacattttttcgtCAATAATAAAGTTGTATAAGCACTGGTCGAATTGGAACTGACACAGCTACTAAGTATGACACTTCCTGTTggacatttttttacaaatttagcaAATCTACAATCACACTTTAACAGAATTTAATTTTCTGAACACTCGGAAGATAATCTGCAAATCCAGGATCCAATGATTGGATAGAATTATTAGCTAACAATAACTCTTTAATGGTAGCTGtttttcaaaagcttttttccTGATATTCGTAACCCGATTGTCAGATAAATCGAAGATTCTCAATGATTTGcccaaattaatttttgtagaaCGGGTAATACTATTTCCTTGTTTGAATATTTTAAtcctatattttatatatactagtcgttagcccgttgaaaaatccacgggttcgcccgtcctttttatactgcattgcgtgcgtcttgctacctgtgcagctaagctaccattttgcgtgacagacagacgtatacgggtattataatatagattttatatttacattttaaaatattacacaGATTTTTTCTCAGAGAATGAACAGGAACAGTGCCGAAACTTTGTTACTGCAACgttacagatttaaacttcgtacctaaactctctaaatacttggaagtcatctaaatgacgttttcGACCAAGTTTGGCACTGTTAACAAAaacgtatgctgaacatgatggtaagatcaaaattttgatttttctgtcaataaatgtcattttaggccaaaattagtcaaaaaattaaaactactttattttctaccaaatttggcacagttaacaaataaagtatgttgaacatgatggtaacatcaaaattttgattttttgtcacctaaatgtcattttaggccaaaattggtccaaaattaaaactactttattttctaccaaatttggcacagttaacaaataaagtatgctgaacatgatagtgacatcaaaatgttaattttttgtcaactatcCGTTTaaaaccataaacgtttcaatcgcgcgactTTCAACTATGAATaaaaggctgtattttttgttagcagaaattgtagaattgggtcACATTATCGATGTTCCATagatgtgcatttttaatagcgagatagttt from Hydractinia symbiolongicarpus strain clone_291-10 chromosome 12, HSymV2.1, whole genome shotgun sequence encodes the following:
- the LOC130622437 gene encoding uncharacterized protein LOC130622437, which codes for MSFLQAVCEGDIEFIREYIDIGKDVYVKDPFGNTALHLSISPVISQLLLKSGVDPNAQNDKLQTPLHSWPFIVGKRDLFFSNDKDLVDMLKILLEAGASPNIQDIYEYSSLHVFFLYGTQLGKPPAILSEVLQMLLDHGAEVNIPDYEGRTPLHHAVKEQTIFVQMLLKAGSMCNVRDNCGTTPQQHLLYSEQYDIINLLLDYEANPSIPDRDGRTILCNAASVGNYSLIEAILRKDKTCINTSDQNGVTPLHTAAAYKRVDVVELLLAYEADPNTKDIFNSTPLHYASYGGTPEIVSLLIEAGADENARDDSGELPEQHAMVRHFYHTAKRFGTGCFKSALNIPEDASVEVEDEIFLKNSPIDDIFNVILPQSKILNDAFDTGIFPSDFIPYMKAVANNNMESYLKNVHTIPGIGSIPFSKEVKKMKEAVECFIIKWVSIIAEIDVRFQGTLLPSGSSYENAKVEDPCEYDFMIILDRFQHHFHPVILDSSTFNDITMMENTSSSHQYELQSFCVDGELKSGKVLSAFVITARRALSQMRYESGCSQLYVENLTEHTYIDDTFINPNTVTCNIKLQWTGLKDKQLTISVDLVPALFIKEWPNVIALNQSALITDKIKSNGCHLVCKEGKWRLSFSLAEQAIFRSLTQEENKVYTGSKIILFAGASAMITIYDDSDLFSEKKEESQEGSVTSLDDVVNDIEDSITDTLLEPPPNVTQIESIPAENKAHGAEVDDTCVAINQGKEGFTCPKVLTEDNIFDCFIEDDDTASSSTSSEIKTVTFQPKHMIGTYLLKMTFFHVLEESRSSSREHNVTCKDIFSKLKKFAKEDKMLPYYFVPKHDMLSSIKGVDKMKTELSISLINYIFDSIP